The Hevea brasiliensis isolate MT/VB/25A 57/8 chromosome 1, ASM3005281v1, whole genome shotgun sequence genome has a window encoding:
- the LOC110670859 gene encoding uncharacterized protein LOC110670859, whose protein sequence is MASGQPLMDIDPDNKYHTRKVEVGIDDKTSLAKSDGMSSRCINNSGEIVGERSTLLDEQTKPMNLEDVEVDITTYKNINETKSAEPEDPDATEYSSSFADTPDDTEKCSGISETEVESQFFDDSDLASPYDAFSSIFQTRKKKLTNHWRSFIRPLMWRCKWTELKIKEIESQALKYAKELTANEQRKHSQIYQSTREDSCSKSLPFSNQCYRRRAIKRRKRKRIEDTADTTSYMLHHSLFSYLESKRSNPDGSSMIDDFENTAITEHHADCNDKFGSKNEQLSFELEDGDNSLEPILWKIEIVQSRIHKLKNQLDVVMSKNAAKFSSSENLSLLAPCDVQTSSARSPTFSAGNGETMSVGAMHNANQHISGYDIGDLVMPDSAISSYGEAIHVPDIIESTVGMLAAADVTFHQPQIGDSCEDIVDNVLIHTEAAEGETHPFIGTNNQLLEKHHEPDKGEEGESTNPCSISTTEPDPMAKTIVSQGQSTLKSCLASDFQFPKNKRKRGERKAGSGGWSKKCSGEPDSQ, encoded by the exons ATGGCTTCTGGACAGCCACTAATGGATATTGATCCAGACAATAAATATCATACTAGAAAAGTTGAAGTTGGTATAGATGACAAAACTAGCTTGGCAAAATCAGATGGGATGAGTTCAAGGTGCATAAATAACAGTGGGGAAATAGTTGGTGAGAGAAGCACTCTGTTGGATGAACAAACCAAGCCAATGAACCTTGAGGATGTAGAAGTTGACATAActacatataaaaatattaatgagACCAAATCAGCAGAACCTGAAGATCCAGATGCAACTGAATATTCAAGCTCATTTGCCGACACTCCTGATGATACCGAGAAGTGTTCTGGAATAAGTGAAACTGAAGTAGAATCACAATTTTTTGATGACAGTGATTTGGCATCCCCATATGATGCATTCAGTAGCATTTTTCAAACAAG GAAGAAGAAGTTAACAAATCATTGGAGGAGCTTTATACGTCCTCTGATGTGGCGTTGCAAATGGACAGAACTGAAAATTAAGGAAATTGAGTCTCAAGCATTGAAATATGCCAAAGAACTTACAGCAAATGAACAGAGAAAACATTCACAAATCTATCAATCTACACGTGAAGATTCTTGTTCGAAGTCATTACCATTTTCAAATCAATGTTATAGAAGAAGGGCCATAAAGAGGAGGAAACGAAAGAGAATAGAAGATACAGCTGATACAACATCGTATATGTTACATCATAGCCTTTTTTCGTATCTGG AAAGCAAGAGATCCAATCCAGATGGAAGTTCAATGATCGATGATTTTGAAAATACAG CAATTACAGAACATCATGCTGATTGCAATGATAAATTTGGCAGTAAAAATGAACAATTATCTTTTGAGCTTGAAGATGGTGATAATTCCTTGGAGCCAATCCTTTGGAAAATTGAAATAGTGCAATCTCGGATTCACAAGCTGAAGAATCAACTTGATGTGGTGATGTCAAAAAATGCCGCTAAGTTTTCTTCCTCTGAGAATTTAAGCCTTCTTGCACCTTGTGATGTGCAGACTAGTTCTGCTCGTAGTCCTACATTCTCTGCTGGCAATGGAGAAACAATGTCGGTAGGAGCTATGCATAATGCAAATCAGCATATCTCAGGTTATGATATTGGAGATTTGGTTATGCCTGATAGTGCAATATCAAGTTATGGAGAGGCTATTCATGTACCTGATATAATTgagagcacagtaggaatgttgGCTGCTGCAGATGTTACCTTCCACCAGCCACAAATTGGAGATTCATGTGAAGAT ATAGTGGATAATGTGCTGATACATACTGAAGCAGCTGAGGGAGAGACACACCCTTTCATAGGGACGAATAATCAACTCCTAGAGAAGCATCACGAACCAGATAAAGGGGAAGAAGGAGAAAGCACCAATCCTTGTTCAATTTCTACCACAGAACCAGATCCAATGGCAAAAACCATTGTGTCACAGGGGCAATCAACTCTGAAATCATGTTTAGCCTCAGATTTCCAATTTCCAAAGAACAAGAGAAAGCGAGGAGAGAGGAAAGCTGGTTCAGGTGGTTGGAGCAAGAAATGTTCAGGGGAGCCTGATAGCCAGTGA
- the LOC110670908 gene encoding putative DEAD-box ATP-dependent RNA helicase 29 isoform X1, with translation MGGGEPLVSSKAELKRKQKLKKKAKSGGFESLNLSPNVYRGIKRKGYRVPTPIQRKTMPLILAGSDVVAMARTGSGKTAAFLLPMLERLKQHLPQGGVRALILSPTRDLALQTLKFTKELGRFTDLRTSLLVGGDSMENQFEELAQNPDIIIATPGRLMHHLSEVEDMSLRTVEYVVFDEADSLFGMGFAEQLHKILTQLSENRQTLLFSATLPSALAEFAKAGLRDPQLVRLDLETKISPDLKLKFFTLRQEEKHAALLYLVREHISSEQQTLIFVSTKHHVEFLNILFREEGIEPSVCYGDMDQDARKIHISRFRARKTMLLIVTDVAARGIDIPLLDNVINWDFPPKPKIFVHRVGRAARAGRTGTAFSFMTTEDMPYLLDLHLFLSKPIRAAPSEEEVLQDMDGVMKKIDQAIANGETVYGRFPQTVLDLVSDRVQEIIDSSAELTSLQKTCLNAFRLYTKTKPLPAKESIRRVKDLPHEGLHPDFKNVLGGGELIALAFSERLKAFRPKQTILEAEGEAAKSKNLQGPSSQWVDVMKRKRAIHEDIINIVHQQRSSKQMEREAQSEITSSNGRGKKEARGSKRKARSFKDEEYYISSVPTNHHTEVGLSVRANEGFGSNRLDTAVLDLVADDSQGMQKQKTVYHWDKRSKKYIKLNNGERVTASGKIKTESGAKVKAKSTGIYKKWKEQSHKKVSLKGTSNEGNAEQTSSFSGNHQLQRNNRKFKWGRKNRSVPNANLRSEIKDLDQVRKERQKKANKISHMKNKAAMGKKFGKNGKKGKARK, from the exons ATGGGCGGAGGAGAACCACTGGTTAGCTCCAAGGCGGAGCTGAAACGCAAGCAAAAGCTCAAAAAGAAAGCGAAATCGGGTGGCTTTGAGTCCCTAAACCTCAGCCCCAATGTCTACCGAGGAATCAAGAGGAAGGGTTACCGTGTCCCGACACCCATTCAACGCAAGACTATGCCTCTCATCCTCGCTGGTTCCGACGTTGTCGCCATGGCTCGCACTGGCTCTGGTAAAACCGCAGCGTTTTTGCTCCCTATGCTTGAGAGGCTGAAGCAGCACCTGCCTCAGGGAGGTGTTAGGGCTCTCATTTTGTCGCCTACAAGGGATTTGGCTTTGCAGACCTTGAAGTTCACTAAAGAGCTTGGCAGGTTCACCG ATCTTCGTACTAGTTTATTAGTCGGTGGTGACAGCATGGAAAATCAATTCGAAGAATTAGCACAGAATCCAGATATTATCATTGCAACTCCTGGTAGGCTTATGCACCATTTGTCTGAGGTTGAGGACATGTCTTTGCGGACAGTGGAATATGTGGTTTTTGATGAAGCTGACAGTCTATTTGGCATGGGCTTTGCTGAGCAATTGCACAAAATCCTAACCCAGTTAAGTGAGAATCGGCAGACCTTGCTGTTCAGTGCAACTTTGCCAAGTGCCCTTGCTGAGTTTGCTAAGGCTGGTCTACGAGATCCTCAGCTTGTTCGACTTGATCTGGAAACTAAAATTAGCCCTGATTTGAAGCTGAAGTTCTTCACCTTACGACAGGAGGAAAAACATGCAGCATTGCTATATTTGGTAAGGGAACATATTAGTTCTGAGCAGCAGACATTGATATTTGTTTCAACGAAACATCATGTGGAGTTCCTTAATATTTTGTTTCGAGAAGAGGGCATTGAGCCTTCTGTATGCTATGGTGATATGGATCAAGATGCTCGCAAGATTCATATATCAAGGTTTAGAGCGCGAAAAACTATGCTGTTAATTGTGACAGATGTAGCTGCAAGGGGCATTGACATTCCATTGCTTGATAATGTCATCAATTGGGACTTCcccccaaaaccaaaaatttttgtccatcgaGTGGGGCGAGCTGCAAGGGCAGGTCGGACCGGTACAGCTTTTTCTTTTATGACAACTGAAGATATGCCTTACCTTTTAGATCTTCATCTATTTCTTTCAAAACCAATCAGGGCTGCACCTTCTGAGGAAGAGGTTTTGCAGGACATGGATGGAGTAATGAAGAAAATCGATCAAGCAATTGCAAATGGGGAAACTGTTTACGGACGTTTCCCTCAAACAGTTCTTGATCTTGTTTCAGATCGAGTTCAAGAAATTATTGATTCATCAGCAGAACTGACTTCTTTGCAGAAAACCTGCTTGAATGCTTTTCGCTTGTATACAAAGACAAAACCTTTACCAGCAAAGGAATCCATTAGAAGAGTGAAGGATTTACCCCATGAGGGTTTGCATCCAGATTTCAAAAATGTTCTTGGAGGTGGTGAATTAATAGCATTGGCATTTTCTGAGCGCTTGAAAGCATTCAG GCCCAAGCAGACTATACTGGAAGCTGAAGGTGAAGCTGCCAAATCAAAGAATCTGCAG GGTCCTTCTAGTCAGTGGGTTGATGTGATGAAGAGAAAAAGAGCCATTCATGAGGATATCATTAATATAGTGCATCAACAACGCTCAAGCAAGCAGATGGAAAGG GAAGCTCAATCTGAAATTACTTCTTCAAATGGAAGGGGGAAAAAAG AAGCTCGAGGTTCTAAAAGAAAGGCAAGGAGCTTCAAAGATGAAGAATACTATATAAGTTCAGTACCCACGAATCAT CATACAGAGGTAGGCCTTTCAGTGAGAGCTAATGAAGGCTTTGGATCAAATAG GCTGGACACTGCTGTCCTAGATCTGGTAGCAGATGATAGCCAGGGCATGCAGAAACAAAAAACTGTATACCATTGGGATAAG AGGAGTAAGAAGTACATCAAATTGAACAACGGTGAACGTGTTACAGCTAGTGGAAAG ATTAAGACAGAAAGTGGTGCAAAAGTAAAAGCTAAGAGTACTGGGATATACAAGAAGTGGAAAGAACAGTCACACAAAAAAGTGTCTCTTAAAGGAACTAGCAACGAAGGGAATGCTGAGCAAACCTCAAGTTTCTCAG GAAACCAtcaattacaaagaaataataggAAGTTTAAATGGGGCAGGAAGAATCGCTCAGTGCCTAATGCTAACTTACGTTCAGAAATTAAAGATCTTGATCAAGTTCGGAAAGAAAGGCAAAAGAAGGCCAACAAAATCTCCCACATGAAGAACAAAGCTGCCATGGgtaaaaaatttggtaaaaatgggAAAAAAGGCAAGGCAAGGAAGTAA
- the LOC110670908 gene encoding putative DEAD-box ATP-dependent RNA helicase 29 isoform X2, whose protein sequence is MGGGEPLVSSKAELKRKQKLKKKAKSGGFESLNLSPNVYRGIKRKGYRVPTPIQRKTMPLILAGSDVVAMARTGSGKTAAFLLPMLERLKQHLPQGGVRALILSPTRDLALQTLKFTKELGRFTDLRTSLLVGGDSMENQFEELAQNPDIIIATPGRLMHHLSEVEDMSLRTVEYVVFDEADSLFGMGFAEQLHKILTQLSENRQTLLFSATLPSALAEFAKAGLRDPQLVRLDLETKISPDLKLKFFTLRQEEKHAALLYLVREHISSEQQTLIFVSTKHHVEFLNILFREEGIEPSVCYGDMDQDARKIHISRFRARKTMLLIVTDVAARGIDIPLLDNVINWDFPPKPKIFVHRVGRAARAGRTGTAFSFMTTEDMPYLLDLHLFLSKPIRAAPSEEEVLQDMDGVMKKIDQAIANGETVYGRFPQTVLDLVSDRVQEIIDSSAELTSLQKTCLNAFRLYTKTKPLPAKESIRRVKDLPHEGLHPDFKNVLGGGELIALAFSERLKAFRPKQTILEAEGEAAKSKNLQGPSSQWVDVMKRKRAIHEDIINIVHQQRSSKQMEREAQSEITSSNGRGKKARGSKRKARSFKDEEYYISSVPTNHHTEVGLSVRANEGFGSNRLDTAVLDLVADDSQGMQKQKTVYHWDKRSKKYIKLNNGERVTASGKIKTESGAKVKAKSTGIYKKWKEQSHKKVSLKGTSNEGNAEQTSSFSGNHQLQRNNRKFKWGRKNRSVPNANLRSEIKDLDQVRKERQKKANKISHMKNKAAMGKKFGKNGKKGKARK, encoded by the exons ATGGGCGGAGGAGAACCACTGGTTAGCTCCAAGGCGGAGCTGAAACGCAAGCAAAAGCTCAAAAAGAAAGCGAAATCGGGTGGCTTTGAGTCCCTAAACCTCAGCCCCAATGTCTACCGAGGAATCAAGAGGAAGGGTTACCGTGTCCCGACACCCATTCAACGCAAGACTATGCCTCTCATCCTCGCTGGTTCCGACGTTGTCGCCATGGCTCGCACTGGCTCTGGTAAAACCGCAGCGTTTTTGCTCCCTATGCTTGAGAGGCTGAAGCAGCACCTGCCTCAGGGAGGTGTTAGGGCTCTCATTTTGTCGCCTACAAGGGATTTGGCTTTGCAGACCTTGAAGTTCACTAAAGAGCTTGGCAGGTTCACCG ATCTTCGTACTAGTTTATTAGTCGGTGGTGACAGCATGGAAAATCAATTCGAAGAATTAGCACAGAATCCAGATATTATCATTGCAACTCCTGGTAGGCTTATGCACCATTTGTCTGAGGTTGAGGACATGTCTTTGCGGACAGTGGAATATGTGGTTTTTGATGAAGCTGACAGTCTATTTGGCATGGGCTTTGCTGAGCAATTGCACAAAATCCTAACCCAGTTAAGTGAGAATCGGCAGACCTTGCTGTTCAGTGCAACTTTGCCAAGTGCCCTTGCTGAGTTTGCTAAGGCTGGTCTACGAGATCCTCAGCTTGTTCGACTTGATCTGGAAACTAAAATTAGCCCTGATTTGAAGCTGAAGTTCTTCACCTTACGACAGGAGGAAAAACATGCAGCATTGCTATATTTGGTAAGGGAACATATTAGTTCTGAGCAGCAGACATTGATATTTGTTTCAACGAAACATCATGTGGAGTTCCTTAATATTTTGTTTCGAGAAGAGGGCATTGAGCCTTCTGTATGCTATGGTGATATGGATCAAGATGCTCGCAAGATTCATATATCAAGGTTTAGAGCGCGAAAAACTATGCTGTTAATTGTGACAGATGTAGCTGCAAGGGGCATTGACATTCCATTGCTTGATAATGTCATCAATTGGGACTTCcccccaaaaccaaaaatttttgtccatcgaGTGGGGCGAGCTGCAAGGGCAGGTCGGACCGGTACAGCTTTTTCTTTTATGACAACTGAAGATATGCCTTACCTTTTAGATCTTCATCTATTTCTTTCAAAACCAATCAGGGCTGCACCTTCTGAGGAAGAGGTTTTGCAGGACATGGATGGAGTAATGAAGAAAATCGATCAAGCAATTGCAAATGGGGAAACTGTTTACGGACGTTTCCCTCAAACAGTTCTTGATCTTGTTTCAGATCGAGTTCAAGAAATTATTGATTCATCAGCAGAACTGACTTCTTTGCAGAAAACCTGCTTGAATGCTTTTCGCTTGTATACAAAGACAAAACCTTTACCAGCAAAGGAATCCATTAGAAGAGTGAAGGATTTACCCCATGAGGGTTTGCATCCAGATTTCAAAAATGTTCTTGGAGGTGGTGAATTAATAGCATTGGCATTTTCTGAGCGCTTGAAAGCATTCAG GCCCAAGCAGACTATACTGGAAGCTGAAGGTGAAGCTGCCAAATCAAAGAATCTGCAG GGTCCTTCTAGTCAGTGGGTTGATGTGATGAAGAGAAAAAGAGCCATTCATGAGGATATCATTAATATAGTGCATCAACAACGCTCAAGCAAGCAGATGGAAAGG GAAGCTCAATCTGAAATTACTTCTTCAAATGGAAGGGGGAAAAAAG CTCGAGGTTCTAAAAGAAAGGCAAGGAGCTTCAAAGATGAAGAATACTATATAAGTTCAGTACCCACGAATCAT CATACAGAGGTAGGCCTTTCAGTGAGAGCTAATGAAGGCTTTGGATCAAATAG GCTGGACACTGCTGTCCTAGATCTGGTAGCAGATGATAGCCAGGGCATGCAGAAACAAAAAACTGTATACCATTGGGATAAG AGGAGTAAGAAGTACATCAAATTGAACAACGGTGAACGTGTTACAGCTAGTGGAAAG ATTAAGACAGAAAGTGGTGCAAAAGTAAAAGCTAAGAGTACTGGGATATACAAGAAGTGGAAAGAACAGTCACACAAAAAAGTGTCTCTTAAAGGAACTAGCAACGAAGGGAATGCTGAGCAAACCTCAAGTTTCTCAG GAAACCAtcaattacaaagaaataataggAAGTTTAAATGGGGCAGGAAGAATCGCTCAGTGCCTAATGCTAACTTACGTTCAGAAATTAAAGATCTTGATCAAGTTCGGAAAGAAAGGCAAAAGAAGGCCAACAAAATCTCCCACATGAAGAACAAAGCTGCCATGGgtaaaaaatttggtaaaaatgggAAAAAAGGCAAGGCAAGGAAGTAA